In one Sphingobium indicum B90A genomic region, the following are encoded:
- a CDS encoding heme-binding protein, protein MRGRHHRLSALAAIAALILSSCGGGGGGGGGSTPTPGPTTPTPTSLYTAPAQEALTVADVETVVAHAVAEARARNLPAVIAVTDRVGNVLAVFRMTGARASATTSAAPNGDNIDAQNLTVPAEAGAIAKAITGAYLSSGGNAFSTRTASMIVQQHFPPAPTTVGLESGPLFGVQFSQLPCSDLSARFLSSGAAAMIGPKRSPLGLAADPGGFPLYKNGVVVGGVGVMADGVYGSDTNILDDDNDPEEYIALAGTLGFEAPEGVRANRITVDGTSLRYADAAYSGLMASGAVSFAAINGSAGSLVAVRGYYGDPAPTILAGVAYGTEASGVRRARTAEFSKADAFVLSDGSGNDRFPIRAGTDAGDVAQPLTAAEATAILEEAFTVMGRARAQIRQPLDSRAQVTISLVDTRGQALGIVRSPDAPIFGTDVSLQKARTAAFFSNSHAASDLLASSSADVAAFVGKARTFLNDPAALTGRYAFTDRANGNLSRPYFPDGEVGRPNGPFSRPIAQFNPFSTGLQSALVVGDLAAHLAYVTGASATDTSQRCSAVPTVSNRNRVQNGIQIFPGSVPIYRGNVLVGAIGVSGDGIDQDDMIGFLGLHNAGARVGGFGNAPAAIRSDQIVVDLGNANVRLRYVNCPFAPFLDSGSQNVCAGL, encoded by the coding sequence ATGAGGGGGCGGCATCATCGGCTGAGTGCGCTGGCGGCGATTGCGGCGCTGATCCTGTCCTCCTGCGGCGGTGGCGGTGGAGGAGGGGGTGGCAGCACGCCGACGCCCGGCCCGACGACGCCTACGCCGACCAGCCTTTATACCGCGCCCGCGCAGGAGGCGTTGACGGTGGCGGATGTGGAGACGGTCGTCGCCCATGCCGTGGCGGAGGCTCGCGCACGGAATCTGCCCGCCGTCATCGCCGTGACCGACCGGGTGGGCAATGTGCTGGCGGTGTTCCGCATGACTGGAGCGCGGGCGAGCGCGACCACCAGCGCCGCGCCCAATGGCGACAATATCGACGCGCAGAATCTGACCGTCCCTGCCGAGGCGGGCGCCATCGCCAAGGCGATCACCGGCGCCTATCTGTCGAGCGGCGGCAACGCCTTTTCCACCCGCACGGCGAGCATGATCGTGCAGCAGCATTTCCCGCCCGCGCCGACCACGGTCGGGCTGGAAAGCGGGCCGCTGTTCGGGGTGCAGTTCAGCCAATTGCCCTGTTCGGACCTGTCGGCGCGCTTCCTTTCTTCTGGCGCGGCAGCGATGATCGGGCCGAAGCGTTCGCCCCTGGGGCTGGCGGCCGATCCGGGCGGGTTTCCGCTCTACAAGAATGGCGTGGTGGTCGGCGGCGTCGGGGTGATGGCGGACGGGGTCTATGGGTCCGACACCAATATCCTCGACGACGATAATGATCCTGAGGAATATATCGCGCTCGCCGGGACTTTGGGGTTCGAAGCGCCGGAGGGGGTCCGCGCCAACCGCATCACGGTGGACGGCACGTCGCTGCGCTATGCCGATGCGGCCTATTCCGGGCTGATGGCGTCGGGGGCGGTGAGCTTTGCCGCGATCAACGGCAGCGCCGGATCGCTGGTGGCGGTGCGCGGCTATTATGGCGATCCCGCGCCGACGATCCTGGCGGGGGTCGCCTACGGCACCGAGGCGTCGGGCGTGCGGCGGGCGCGAACCGCCGAATTTTCCAAGGCGGATGCCTTCGTCCTGAGCGACGGGTCGGGCAATGACCGCTTTCCGATCCGCGCCGGGACCGACGCGGGCGATGTGGCGCAGCCGCTGACAGCGGCGGAGGCGACCGCGATCCTCGAAGAAGCCTTCACCGTCATGGGCCGGGCGCGGGCGCAGATCCGCCAGCCGCTCGACAGCCGGGCGCAGGTGACGATCAGCCTGGTCGATACGCGGGGGCAGGCGCTGGGCATCGTCCGCTCGCCCGATGCGCCGATCTTCGGCACCGATGTGAGTTTGCAGAAGGCGCGGACAGCAGCCTTTTTCTCCAATTCCCATGCGGCGTCGGACCTGCTGGCCAGCAGCAGCGCCGATGTGGCGGCTTTCGTGGGGAAGGCGCGGACTTTCCTCAACGATCCCGCCGCGCTGACCGGCCGATATGCCTTTACCGACCGCGCCAACGGCAATCTGTCCCGGCCCTATTTCCCCGATGGCGAGGTGGGGCGGCCCAATGGGCCATTTTCCCGGCCCATCGCGCAGTTCAATCCCTTTTCCACCGGGCTGCAATCGGCGTTGGTGGTGGGCGATCTTGCCGCGCATCTCGCCTATGTGACGGGCGCTAGCGCGACCGATACGTCGCAGCGTTGCTCGGCCGTGCCGACCGTTTCCAACCGGAACCGGGTGCAGAACGGCATTCAGATCTTTCCCGGTTCCGTGCCCATCTATCGCGGCAATGTGCTGGTCGGCGCCATTGGCGTGTCGGGCGACGGCATCGATCAGGACGATATGATCGGCTTCCTTGGCCTCCACAATGCCGGGGCGCGCGTGGGCGGGTTCGGCAATGCGCCCGCCGCGATCCGCTCGGATCAGATCGTGGTGGACCTGGGCAATGCGAATGTGCGGCTGCGTTATGTGAACTGCCCCTTTGCGCCGTTCCTCGACAGCGGGTCGCAAAATGTCTGCGCGGGGCTGTAG
- a CDS encoding beta strand repeat-containing protein has translation MTRKHGAFSLWTLLGRTSAVALAVGLGAGAAIGQKAFQGSYSTSPDVFISQGALPNTDTVSLNSAQAVIDWTPDDRGPASAGTIDFLPQGSTVTFSSFSDFTVLNRILPLDGNGLPVSRVIAFNGTVQSRIGGNPPITGGAVWFYSPGGIIAGANSVFNVGSLVLTTNAIDISNGLDRNNIRFAGPAGSTSSVELLAGAQINALSSGSYVALVAPRVVQGGTVTVNGSTAYVGAEAADIRINNGLFDIAITAGTTDAGGVVHSGTTTGPESVDGNDMQRVFMVAVPKNNALTMLLSGNVGYTPATAVTPDGSAIVLSAGSDIAHDTGGNLVATRNATTTAEAGFSIGSGDWQNDLTGTATGDIVIRPTATAHFLGNVALSAERGITLRADQSAAIAADKDMILTAGSGAAGGRIDLLAFGGSGAALTNGQIDVTGNLRLNASGDGEAGVSATPLVGGDASGGTINLIATGGSIAAASLVANAVGYAGYGSDRSGDAAGGAITLSALTAAGPSGTEAGSLSFGSTTLDASAGTAFQVSAPPVDGGDAIGGTIALNGAAGAVIAGGLDLGAVSATAQATGGIASTGAAGDATGGDIRVAISGGAHEWASFFADTSTAPGHATEGGSYGAAIPGATGIDIDVGGTGSLNILTSVSLYADARAFGGGASGGALRAGRINIAAHDGGSFAIAEDLFATADAYGFAAYPGSSFLTPGTADALGGAIGIGAAGGSFSAAELHISASGFAGDAPGVAGTGTGGSVTLFASASGGRRGSFSLGDCTGSCSIHADGGGGAGANGSNGTGGSVLLYASDADFSALGELSLHAHGIGGGTAYDDAAGRGGDGLGGSVTVEGRLGAAGSGDLRFGNLLLSAEGASAPSSEGMSFNGGDAGNGTGGSANIILSGGSLTADLVDAGADGFGGAAGENCPDCEGGGTTSFRAGNGQGGSAGFLISGGTATLGALALSAQGVGGEAEGASSPQSAAAIAGAGFGGDSLLESRGGTLDLTTLAIDASGVGGAGYPVFQADGADGGNGTGGAAGLLMTAGSSGQVAITGSAIVRASGTGGSGAVAESDGPGNYRAGMGGSGTGGGADVTLAGGALTAPSLQILAEGVGGAGGNNGSDGAAGAAGDGLGGAASFSYLSEGHAIGAVTVKADGRGGLAGDSGFLSFDNNNNPIFFTGSTPGGAGGRGTGGSATMLIDVDPLFASLTVSADGIGGTGGSGGTGGAGGAGTGGAALLDLSFGATTVNGALRVTARGLGGTGGTGHDGSGGRGGDAFGGGATFGLTGSSTLLDAGDIGVLAEAIGGSGGQSGVRSGAGLAGADGGDATGGAALLDLRSGAAAVTGLALRISGNATGGNGAIGTAGPVGGNGGAGGNALAGSATLRIADARMALGSALPQMPAYSITAVGQGGNGADGSAGGNAGLTGGLGGSGGNGAGGIAAFQAGNGDYALGGLSLVADGRGGLGGMGGSGPGGASAAGATGLGSGGTASFANGDGGVLSPGAQRRIGALFMSASGDAGGLVRFTDSSTAANGGLIVDGSVALSSLGAPIAGLSGISISAANAVRIGGDADFTSDGPLSFAFAGAGGMAAAGALTGQSGTHIDLSHDGRPQGSDSLFADSILFTAPGNVSMLSAGAMRAAGDLTILAGGHIDLANGSAAVAGGDLTLSGQGIDAFGLTSGGASMLDAGAGNLVVTDIASAGAITAAGALVNLGSSGAMNVAQAIASTGPLTLNAGGPLSLSGSASGGIITIGASDIVIGGAAQVGSLGGTSRVVFNAVNLQQPAYIGGGDVAGAYSLSMAELARVAAAEIAINAQARGIAGSPDLIVQDLTLGAANLASGGVLAIGTGGHLRVQGAVRLTGRSGQGGLTLSAGRALEIVAGAGLIDISDGNGGLGGVLTLDSPSIIAASPSAMADIASANSLIARELRLAQNDGWVDDAGILRAGTIRVNASQGFFIQNSGLSSAILDRRGFTANELSIASQGTALQIAINGQLALPTGGFAQGLETIPLVAVNGAYALGSKVNGCLIGNPAACTSAGFDSRDTWNGVLDPSVSVSRIFTLSLIELRDIVAQGYPPLIDEPVTGAGNEDLWERSCGGPDELACDAPQ, from the coding sequence ATGACCAGGAAACATGGCGCATTCTCGCTCTGGACCCTGCTGGGCCGCACAAGCGCGGTGGCGCTCGCGGTCGGGCTGGGGGCCGGTGCCGCAATCGGCCAGAAGGCGTTTCAGGGCAGCTATTCGACAAGTCCCGATGTCTTCATCTCGCAGGGCGCATTGCCGAACACGGACACGGTCTCGCTGAACTCGGCCCAGGCGGTGATCGACTGGACGCCCGACGATCGCGGCCCGGCCAGCGCCGGCACGATCGACTTCCTGCCCCAGGGCAGCACGGTCACGTTCAGCTCGTTCAGCGACTTCACGGTGCTGAACCGCATCCTGCCGCTGGACGGCAACGGACTGCCGGTATCGCGGGTGATCGCGTTCAACGGCACGGTGCAGAGCCGGATCGGCGGCAACCCGCCCATCACCGGGGGGGCGGTGTGGTTCTATTCGCCCGGTGGCATCATCGCGGGCGCGAACAGCGTCTTCAACGTCGGATCGCTGGTGCTGACCACCAACGCGATCGACATCAGCAACGGCCTTGACAGGAACAACATCCGTTTCGCGGGACCGGCGGGCAGCACATCGTCCGTCGAGCTGCTTGCGGGAGCGCAGATCAACGCGCTTTCGTCCGGCAGCTATGTCGCGCTGGTCGCGCCCCGCGTGGTGCAGGGCGGCACCGTCACCGTCAACGGATCGACCGCCTATGTGGGTGCCGAAGCGGCCGACATCAGGATCAATAACGGGCTGTTCGACATAGCGATCACCGCCGGCACCACGGACGCCGGCGGCGTGGTGCACAGCGGCACGACGACAGGCCCTGAATCGGTCGACGGCAACGACATGCAGCGCGTGTTCATGGTCGCGGTGCCGAAGAACAACGCGCTCACCATGCTGCTGTCGGGCAATGTCGGCTACACGCCCGCGACGGCGGTCACGCCGGACGGCAGCGCCATTGTGCTCTCGGCGGGTTCCGACATCGCCCACGACACCGGCGGGAACCTGGTCGCGACGCGCAACGCCACGACGACGGCGGAGGCGGGATTCAGCATCGGATCGGGCGACTGGCAGAACGACCTGACCGGAACTGCGACCGGCGACATCGTCATCCGCCCAACCGCGACCGCGCATTTCCTGGGCAATGTCGCGCTGTCCGCAGAGCGCGGCATCACCCTGAGGGCCGACCAGTCGGCCGCGATCGCCGCCGACAAGGACATGATCCTGACCGCCGGAAGCGGCGCTGCGGGCGGTCGCATCGACCTGCTGGCCTTCGGCGGCAGCGGCGCGGCCCTGACCAACGGACAGATAGACGTCACCGGCAATCTGAGGCTGAACGCCAGCGGGGATGGCGAGGCGGGCGTCAGCGCGACTCCCCTGGTCGGCGGGGATGCCAGCGGCGGCACGATCAACCTGATCGCCACCGGCGGATCGATCGCCGCGGCCAGCCTGGTCGCCAATGCCGTGGGCTATGCCGGCTATGGCAGCGACAGGTCCGGCGATGCCGCGGGCGGGGCGATCACCCTGTCGGCGCTGACCGCCGCCGGCCCTTCCGGCACCGAGGCGGGGAGCCTCAGCTTCGGCAGCACGACGCTCGATGCGTCGGCGGGCACGGCCTTCCAGGTTTCGGCGCCGCCGGTCGATGGCGGCGACGCCATTGGCGGCACTATCGCGCTCAACGGCGCGGCCGGCGCCGTCATAGCGGGCGGCCTCGATCTCGGCGCCGTGAGCGCCACGGCGCAGGCGACCGGCGGCATCGCCAGCACCGGCGCGGCAGGCGATGCGACCGGCGGCGACATCCGCGTCGCCATATCCGGCGGCGCGCATGAATGGGCGAGCTTCTTCGCCGACACCAGCACCGCGCCGGGCCATGCGACGGAGGGCGGCAGCTATGGCGCGGCCATCCCCGGCGCCACCGGCATCGACATCGACGTCGGGGGCACGGGCAGCCTCAATATCCTGACATCCGTTTCGCTCTATGCCGACGCGCGCGCCTTTGGCGGCGGCGCGTCGGGCGGCGCGCTGCGGGCCGGGCGGATCAACATCGCCGCGCATGACGGCGGCAGCTTCGCGATCGCGGAGGATCTGTTCGCCACCGCCGATGCATATGGTTTCGCCGCCTATCCGGGATCGAGCTTCCTGACGCCCGGAACGGCCGACGCCCTGGGCGGCGCCATCGGCATCGGCGCGGCGGGCGGCAGCTTCAGCGCGGCGGAACTCCATATCAGCGCCAGCGGCTTTGCCGGCGATGCGCCGGGCGTCGCCGGGACAGGGACCGGCGGCAGCGTGACGCTGTTCGCCAGCGCGTCGGGCGGGCGGCGCGGCAGCTTTTCGCTCGGCGATTGCACGGGTTCGTGCAGCATCCATGCCGATGGCGGCGGCGGAGCGGGCGCCAACGGTTCGAACGGGACGGGCGGATCGGTCCTGCTCTATGCCAGCGATGCCGATTTCTCGGCGCTCGGCGAGCTTTCGCTGCACGCGCACGGCATAGGCGGCGGCACGGCATATGACGATGCCGCAGGGCGCGGCGGCGACGGGCTGGGCGGCAGCGTCACGGTGGAAGGCCGCCTCGGCGCCGCAGGAAGCGGCGATCTCCGCTTCGGCAATCTGCTTCTTTCGGCGGAGGGCGCCTCCGCGCCTTCCAGCGAGGGCATGAGCTTCAACGGCGGCGATGCCGGCAACGGGACGGGCGGATCGGCCAATATCATCCTGTCCGGCGGCAGCCTGACCGCCGATCTGGTGGATGCAGGCGCGGATGGATTTGGGGGCGCCGCCGGTGAAAACTGCCCGGATTGCGAAGGGGGCGGCACGACATCGTTCCGCGCCGGCAATGGGCAGGGCGGATCGGCGGGCTTCCTGATCTCCGGCGGAACGGCCACCTTGGGCGCATTGGCGCTCAGCGCGCAGGGCGTGGGGGGCGAGGCGGAAGGGGCGAGCAGTCCGCAATCTGCAGCCGCGATCGCCGGGGCCGGTTTCGGCGGCGACTCGCTGCTCGAATCGCGCGGCGGGACGCTGGACCTGACGACGCTCGCCATCGACGCGAGCGGCGTCGGGGGTGCGGGCTATCCTGTCTTTCAGGCCGACGGGGCCGATGGCGGCAACGGAACGGGCGGCGCAGCGGGATTGCTGATGACCGCCGGAAGCAGCGGGCAGGTCGCGATCACCGGCTCGGCCATCGTCCGGGCATCGGGCACGGGCGGCTCCGGCGCCGTGGCGGAGTCCGACGGCCCCGGCAATTACCGCGCCGGCATGGGCGGCAGCGGCACGGGCGGCGGCGCCGACGTGACGCTGGCGGGCGGCGCATTGACCGCGCCATCGCTACAGATCCTGGCGGAGGGCGTGGGCGGCGCCGGCGGCAATAACGGCAGCGACGGCGCTGCAGGGGCAGCCGGCGACGGCCTGGGCGGCGCGGCGTCCTTCTCCTATCTCAGCGAAGGCCATGCGATCGGCGCGGTCACGGTCAAGGCCGACGGGCGGGGCGGCCTGGCCGGGGACAGCGGCTTCCTGAGCTTCGACAACAATAATAATCCGATTTTCTTCACGGGCAGCACCCCCGGCGGGGCAGGCGGGCGGGGGACCGGCGGCAGCGCCACCATGCTGATCGATGTCGATCCCCTTTTCGCGAGCCTGACCGTCAGCGCCGACGGGATCGGCGGCACGGGCGGCAGCGGCGGAACCGGGGGCGCGGGCGGCGCGGGAACGGGCGGGGCTGCGCTGCTTGACCTGTCGTTCGGCGCGACGACGGTGAACGGCGCGCTGCGCGTCACCGCCAGGGGCCTGGGCGGCACGGGCGGCACGGGCCATGACGGCAGCGGCGGGCGCGGCGGCGATGCCTTTGGGGGCGGCGCGACATTCGGCCTGACCGGATCGTCCACCCTGCTGGATGCCGGCGACATCGGCGTGCTGGCCGAAGCGATCGGCGGGTCGGGCGGCCAGAGCGGCGTGCGCAGCGGCGCAGGCCTTGCCGGGGCGGATGGCGGCGATGCGACCGGCGGCGCGGCGTTGCTCGATCTTCGCTCTGGCGCGGCGGCGGTGACTGGCCTGGCGCTGCGCATCAGCGGCAACGCCACGGGCGGCAATGGAGCCATCGGCACCGCGGGGCCGGTGGGCGGCAATGGCGGCGCGGGCGGCAATGCCCTCGCCGGGTCGGCCACCTTGCGGATTGCGGATGCGCGCATGGCGCTGGGCAGCGCTTTGCCCCAGATGCCGGCTTACAGCATCACGGCGGTCGGCCAAGGCGGGAACGGAGCAGACGGCAGCGCTGGCGGCAATGCGGGCCTCACCGGCGGCCTGGGCGGCAGCGGCGGGAATGGGGCGGGCGGCATCGCGGCGTTCCAGGCCGGCAATGGCGACTATGCGCTGGGCGGCCTTTCCCTGGTCGCGGACGGGCGAGGGGGCCTTGGCGGCATGGGCGGCTCCGGGCCGGGCGGCGCTTCCGCCGCAGGCGCAACCGGCCTGGGCAGCGGCGGCACCGCCAGCTTCGCCAATGGCGACGGCGGCGTGCTGTCTCCAGGCGCGCAGCGGCGGATCGGCGCGCTGTTCATGAGCGCGAGCGGCGACGCCGGCGGCCTCGTCCGCTTCACCGACAGCAGCACGGCAGCCAATGGCGGGCTCATCGTCGACGGATCAGTCGCGCTTTCCAGCCTGGGCGCTCCGATCGCCGGCCTTTCCGGCATTTCCATTAGCGCGGCCAACGCCGTGCGGATCGGCGGCGATGCCGATTTCACGAGCGATGGGCCGCTTTCCTTCGCCTTCGCGGGGGCAGGCGGCATGGCGGCTGCCGGCGCGCTGACGGGCCAGTCGGGCACGCATATCGACCTCAGCCATGACGGGCGGCCGCAGGGCAGCGACAGCCTGTTCGCGGACAGCATCCTGTTCACGGCGCCAGGCAATGTCAGCATGCTCTCCGCGGGCGCGATGCGGGCGGCCGGCGATCTGACGATCCTGGCAGGCGGCCATATCGATCTCGCCAATGGCAGCGCGGCGGTCGCGGGTGGCGACCTGACGCTGTCGGGGCAGGGAATCGATGCCTTCGGCCTGACATCCGGCGGCGCGAGCATGCTGGACGCAGGCGCGGGCAATCTGGTCGTGACCGATATTGCGTCGGCGGGCGCGATCACTGCCGCCGGCGCGCTCGTCAACCTGGGTTCGAGCGGTGCGATGAACGTCGCGCAGGCCATCGCCTCGACCGGACCGCTGACCCTGAACGCCGGAGGACCGCTCAGCCTGTCGGGATCGGCCAGCGGCGGGATCATTACCATCGGCGCGAGCGACATCGTCATCGGCGGCGCGGCGCAGGTGGGCAGCCTGGGCGGAACGAGCCGCGTGGTCTTCAACGCCGTGAACCTGCAACAGCCCGCTTATATCGGCGGCGGCGATGTCGCGGGAGCCTACAGCCTCTCCATGGCCGAACTTGCGCGGGTCGCGGCGGCGGAAATCGCCATCAATGCGCAGGCGCGGGGCATCGCGGGATCGCCGGATCTCATCGTTCAGGATCTGACCCTGGGCGCGGCCAATCTGGCGAGCGGCGGCGTACTGGCGATCGGCACCGGCGGGCATCTGCGCGTCCAGGGGGCGGTGCGGCTGACCGGGCGGTCGGGGCAAGGCGGACTGACCCTGTCGGCGGGCCGGGCGCTGGAGATCGTGGCAGGCGCCGGTCTGATCGACATCAGCGACGGCAATGGCGGACTGGGCGGGGTTCTCACGCTGGACAGCCCCAGCATCATCGCCGCGTCGCCATCGGCCATGGCGGACATCGCCTCGGCGAACTCGCTGATCGCCAGGGAATTGCGCCTGGCGCAGAATGACGGATGGGTGGACGATGCGGGCATATTGCGCGCCGGAACCATCAGGGTGAACGCGAGCCAAGGCTTCTTCATCCAGAATAGCGGCCTGTCCAGCGCGATCCTTGACCGGCGCGGCTTCACGGCCAACGAACTGTCGATCGCGTCCCAGGGCACGGCTTTGCAGATCGCGATCAACGGGCAACTGGCGCTGCCGACGGGCGGCTTCGCGCAGGGACTGGAGACGATCCCGCTGGTCGCCGTCAACGGCGCCTATGCCCTGGGATCGAAGGTCAATGGCTGCCTGATCGGCAATCCGGCCGCCTGCACCAGCGCCGGCTTCGACAGCCGGGACACGTGGAACGGCGTGCTTGACCCTTCGGTGTCGGTCAGCCGCATCTTCACATTGTCCCTCATCGAATTGCGCGACATCGTGGCGCAGGGCTATCCGCCGCTGATCGACGAGCCGGTGACGGGCGCAGGCAATGAGGATCTGTGGGAACGCTCCTGCGGCGGGCCGGACGAACTGGCCTGCGATGCGCCCCAATAG
- a CDS encoding multiheme c-type cytochrome, whose product MGGGKGRAIGRSVGGMALLAMLLGVLLLCLPGGRSDAAPAARTYVGVASCAGSTCHGRMEGDGKVVRQDELMRWQEPSTPGGAHSRAFAVLNGKRGQQIAATLGLGDAASAPACLGCHSTPAGARGARFLTQDGVGCEACHGAASGWIASHYAVGGSHAANVAAGMTPLDRPQARASVCLDCHFGSGREGQFVDHRIMAAGHPRISFELDLFSSMQAHHDEDADYAQRKGRTDSLKLWAVGQAMAVERALTLYAGAKGTEGAFPEFYFFDCQSCHRRIYDQAERSKTWEANPGRPIPAGMPPFNDENMIMLSAAARVAAPGLAVRFDADSRAFHAAIARDRTAAVAAAGRLAGSARALADAFAAGGPGGGMQGDMAFAIVREIAGSAISARFTDYEGSVQAVMAVDTLLNGMVKSGRVTVGAAAGIRAEVNRAYAAVKEPNAYRPAEFRSALGSAARSIGALQ is encoded by the coding sequence ATGGGGGGCGGTAAGGGCAGGGCGATTGGCAGGTCCGTTGGCGGGATGGCGTTGTTGGCCATGCTGCTGGGGGTGCTGTTGCTGTGCTTGCCCGGCGGAAGATCGGATGCGGCTCCCGCGGCGCGGACCTATGTGGGCGTCGCCTCCTGCGCGGGGTCCACCTGTCATGGCCGGATGGAGGGCGACGGCAAGGTCGTCCGCCAGGACGAACTGATGCGCTGGCAGGAGCCTTCGACGCCGGGCGGCGCGCATAGCCGGGCCTTTGCCGTGCTGAACGGCAAGCGGGGGCAGCAGATCGCGGCGACTTTGGGGCTGGGCGATGCGGCTTCCGCGCCTGCCTGCCTGGGATGCCATTCCACTCCGGCGGGGGCGCGTGGGGCGCGTTTCCTGACGCAGGACGGCGTGGGCTGCGAAGCCTGCCATGGCGCGGCGAGCGGCTGGATCGCTTCGCATTATGCCGTGGGGGGCAGCCATGCCGCCAATGTCGCGGCGGGGATGACGCCGCTGGACCGGCCGCAGGCGCGGGCCTCGGTCTGTCTCGACTGCCATTTCGGCAGCGGGCGCGAGGGGCAGTTTGTCGACCATCGGATCATGGCGGCGGGGCATCCGCGCATTTCCTTCGAACTGGACCTTTTTTCCTCGATGCAGGCGCATCATGACGAGGATGCCGACTATGCGCAGCGCAAGGGGCGGACGGACAGTCTGAAGCTGTGGGCCGTGGGGCAGGCGATGGCGGTGGAGCGGGCGCTGACCCTCTATGCCGGGGCGAAGGGGACGGAAGGGGCTTTCCCCGAATTCTACTTCTTCGACTGCCAAAGCTGCCATCGCCGCATCTACGATCAGGCGGAACGCAGCAAGACGTGGGAAGCCAATCCGGGGCGGCCGATCCCGGCGGGCATGCCGCCCTTCAATGACGAGAATATGATCATGCTTTCGGCGGCAGCGCGGGTTGCCGCGCCGGGATTGGCAGTCCGGTTCGATGCCGACAGCCGGGCTTTCCATGCGGCGATTGCGCGGGACCGGACGGCGGCGGTCGCGGCGGCGGGCAGGCTGGCGGGCAGTGCGCGCGCCTTGGCAGACGCCTTTGCGGCGGGCGGGCCGGGCGGCGGGATGCAGGGCGATATGGCCTTCGCCATCGTGCGCGAGATTGCGGGCAGCGCCATATCGGCGCGCTTCACCGACTATGAGGGATCGGTGCAGGCGGTGATGGCGGTGGACACGCTGCTGAACGGCATGGTCAAGTCGGGCCGCGTGACCGTGGGCGCGGCGGCGGGCATCAGGGCGGAGGTCAATCGCGCCTATGCGGCGGTGAAGGAGCCGAACGCCTATCGCCCCGCCGAATTCCGCTCCGCCCTGGGCAGCGCGGCGCGCAGCATCGGGGCGCTGCAATGA